In a single window of the Amycolatopsis sp. cg5 genome:
- a CDS encoding ABC transporter permease, producing MTRTLTPAPARPDLPSVSISRTDVITGAFHAFATMLLRDIVVTGRQLGSFAAQVLIQPFFMLFVFGYVLSAMGFVAPDFAQVLLPGIVALSGFLTSLQGTASPLVVDFSWSREIEDRLLAPAPVAVVALGKVVFGALRGFVAAVVMIPIGLLMLDSVNWNLAAWPITAGLLALGCLSGASLGLAMGTLVSPNHIQLAFSLILTPLMFTGCTQFPWHGLETLRWYQVLCALNPLTYLSEGMRAHLSPTRIPSIPLWVDVLCLLLSIVLAGAVGIWAFARRAKD from the coding sequence ATGACCCGAACCCTCACCCCGGCCCCTGCCCGCCCCGACCTCCCCTCGGTCTCGATCAGCCGCACCGACGTCATCACGGGCGCATTCCACGCCTTCGCGACCATGCTCCTGCGCGACATCGTCGTCACCGGCCGCCAGCTCGGCTCGTTCGCCGCCCAGGTGCTGATCCAGCCGTTCTTCATGCTCTTCGTCTTCGGCTACGTCCTCTCGGCCATGGGCTTCGTCGCACCCGACTTCGCCCAGGTCCTGCTGCCCGGAATCGTTGCCCTGTCCGGCTTTCTGACCTCACTCCAGGGCACGGCGTCACCGTTGGTCGTCGACTTCTCGTGGAGCAGGGAGATCGAAGACCGCCTCCTCGCACCGGCCCCGGTCGCGGTCGTGGCGCTCGGCAAGGTCGTGTTCGGCGCGCTCCGCGGCTTCGTCGCGGCCGTGGTGATGATCCCGATCGGCCTCCTCATGCTCGACAGCGTGAACTGGAACCTCGCGGCCTGGCCGATCACAGCCGGCCTGCTCGCGCTCGGCTGCCTCAGCGGCGCCTCACTCGGCCTGGCGATGGGCACGCTCGTGTCACCGAACCACATCCAGCTCGCGTTCTCGCTGATCCTCACGCCGCTGATGTTCACGGGCTGCACCCAGTTCCCTTGGCACGGCCTGGAAACCCTGCGCTGGTACCAGGTCTTGTGCGCGCTCAATCCGTTGACCTACCTGAGCGAGGGAATGCGCGCGCACCTGTCACCCACGCGGATCCCGTCCATCCCGTTGTGGGTCGACGTGCTGTGCCTGCTGCTTTCGATCGTGCTGGCGGGCGCGGTCGGCATCTGGGCTTTCGCCAGACGCGCCAAAGACTGA
- a CDS encoding TOMM precursor leader peptide-binding protein, which translates to MTWSVTESERCSAWLRAARTDPLIRVGLAGEHEPGTLVVAALEEWSAAGLEELAAEITATGARFLPLRADAVRTVIGPVIGAGLPGCVRCAEYGRIHALDVPDDLSLTRGGTFPPALWPALAALVEYCAANVEAPRLWQLDNRDGTLTEHVVPIRPGCPACAALPADEPEAARFTPRPRPVPPGELRQDNLLTAGRRVVEAAVDPVFGPVTVTGRTDRSTLPMVAADVVVGKVREWSFGRAATVADAERVAVFESLERRLALRPHGRRTTLLSSFADLGPAVAVDPVSLGLPDPEFTGLARECTPYRPDLPITWVHGWSMTGDRPIAVPEHFAYFGAPVRPEHPRVIVGNTNGNGLGNSLEEAALHGLLEVIERDAFLLAWYARTPLRRIAPPEGDDVAGHLADDLSRIGYELLIFDATTEFGVPVVVSLARQRSESSTLPQLYCAAAAHPDPLVAIRSAVTETAVGAFRRADLHTPDAEERRRHLRMLEDPAEVLRMDDHLALHSLPQARGLHEFLLSDPTVANPVRWQEIWTRPRERETDLTRVLTGLIGRLAEHGLDTIVVDQTDAWSRALGLHAAKVIVPGTLRMTFGHLHRATAAVPRLLHVPRLLGRAATVLDLATLPRHPHPFN; encoded by the coding sequence ATGACCTGGTCCGTGACGGAGTCCGAACGGTGCTCGGCCTGGCTGCGTGCCGCGCGGACCGACCCGCTCATCAGGGTCGGGCTCGCCGGAGAGCACGAGCCGGGCACGCTCGTCGTCGCCGCGCTGGAGGAATGGTCCGCCGCCGGGCTCGAGGAGCTGGCCGCCGAGATCACCGCGACGGGTGCCCGGTTCCTGCCGCTGCGCGCCGACGCGGTCCGCACCGTCATCGGCCCGGTCATCGGCGCGGGACTGCCCGGCTGTGTCCGATGCGCCGAGTACGGCCGGATCCACGCGCTGGACGTGCCCGACGACCTCTCGCTGACCCGCGGCGGCACGTTTCCGCCCGCGCTGTGGCCCGCGCTGGCCGCGCTCGTCGAATACTGCGCGGCGAACGTCGAGGCGCCGCGGCTGTGGCAGCTCGACAACCGGGACGGCACGCTCACCGAGCACGTCGTGCCGATCCGGCCAGGCTGCCCGGCCTGCGCCGCACTGCCCGCCGACGAGCCGGAAGCCGCCCGGTTCACCCCTCGCCCCCGGCCGGTGCCGCCGGGGGAGCTGCGGCAGGACAACCTGCTCACCGCGGGACGGCGCGTCGTCGAGGCCGCGGTCGATCCGGTCTTCGGGCCGGTCACGGTCACCGGCCGCACCGACCGGTCCACGCTGCCGATGGTCGCCGCGGACGTGGTGGTGGGCAAGGTGCGCGAGTGGAGCTTCGGCCGCGCGGCCACCGTCGCGGACGCCGAGCGGGTCGCGGTGTTCGAGTCGCTGGAACGCAGGCTCGCGCTGCGCCCGCACGGCCGCCGCACCACGCTGCTGTCCTCGTTCGCCGACCTCGGGCCCGCCGTGGCGGTCGATCCGGTCTCACTCGGCCTGCCGGACCCGGAGTTCACCGGACTGGCCCGCGAGTGCACGCCGTACCGGCCGGATCTGCCGATCACCTGGGTGCACGGCTGGTCCATGACCGGCGACCGGCCCATCGCGGTGCCGGAGCATTTCGCCTACTTCGGCGCGCCGGTGCGGCCGGAGCACCCGAGGGTGATCGTCGGCAACACGAACGGCAATGGGCTGGGCAACAGTCTCGAAGAAGCCGCGCTGCACGGGCTGCTCGAAGTCATCGAGCGAGACGCCTTCCTGCTGGCCTGGTACGCGCGGACGCCGCTACGCCGGATCGCGCCGCCGGAGGGCGACGACGTCGCGGGGCACCTCGCCGACGACCTTTCGCGAATCGGCTACGAGCTGCTGATCTTCGACGCCACCACCGAGTTCGGCGTGCCCGTCGTGGTGTCGCTCGCCCGCCAGCGATCCGAGTCGTCCACCCTGCCGCAGCTCTATTGCGCCGCCGCCGCGCACCCGGACCCGCTGGTGGCGATCCGGTCCGCGGTCACGGAGACGGCGGTCGGCGCGTTCCGCCGCGCCGACCTCCACACGCCCGACGCCGAGGAACGGCGGCGGCACCTGCGGATGCTCGAAGACCCCGCCGAGGTGCTGCGGATGGACGACCACCTCGCGTTGCACAGCCTGCCGCAGGCGCGTGGCCTGCACGAGTTCCTGCTCTCGGATCCGACCGTCGCGAATCCGGTGCGGTGGCAGGAGATCTGGACGCGGCCCCGGGAGCGGGAGACGGACCTGACCCGGGTGCTGACGGGCCTCATCGGCAGGCTCGCGGAGCACGGCCTGGACACCATCGTGGTGGACCAGACCGACGCCTGGAGCCGGGCGCTCGGCCTGCACGCGGCCAAGGTCATCGTGCCGGGGACGCTCCGGATGACCTTCGGCCACCTGCACCGCGCGACCGCCGCCGTGCCCCGGCTGCTGCACGTCCCCCGGCTGCTCGGCCGGGCGGCCACCGTGCTCGATCTAGCCACGCTGCCCCGGCACCCGCACCCCTTCAACTGA
- a CDS encoding ATP-binding cassette domain-containing protein — MSAEHAALAVTGLVKRYRRGDSAPAVDGLGFRVAPGEVFGLLGPNGAGKTTTIGVLTTRIRPTEGKVLLHGVDVVRSPTAACRLLAAVPQRNNLDRSLTVRQNLLFHARYHRVPRSQRTARADELLGVMGLTGHADRRLDHLSGGQSQRVMIARALMHRPRVLFLDEPSTGLDPQARLFVHERITELRARGTTVLLTTHDMDEAAKLCDRIGIVDHGRMLALNTPAELSRSLPGTRTLELTVRVANAEPLRAALQSLPSVHTAELTEHRAGQAHLRLFTDRDPDDLVTPALGVITRLGGAVQEFGIGKPSLEDVFIHLTGRDLR; from the coding sequence ATGTCTGCTGAGCACGCCGCACTGGCGGTCACCGGCCTGGTCAAGCGCTACCGCCGCGGCGACAGCGCCCCCGCCGTCGACGGACTCGGCTTCCGCGTGGCGCCCGGCGAGGTGTTCGGCCTGCTCGGCCCCAACGGCGCGGGCAAGACCACCACGATCGGCGTGCTCACCACGCGGATCCGCCCCACCGAAGGCAAGGTGCTCCTCCACGGCGTCGACGTCGTCCGCTCACCGACCGCGGCCTGCCGGCTGCTCGCCGCCGTGCCCCAGCGCAACAACCTCGACCGATCGTTGACCGTGCGCCAGAACCTCCTGTTCCACGCCCGGTACCACCGCGTACCCCGCTCCCAGCGCACCGCCCGCGCCGACGAGCTACTGGGCGTGATGGGCCTGACCGGCCACGCCGACCGCCGCCTCGATCACCTGTCCGGCGGCCAGTCCCAGCGCGTCATGATCGCCCGAGCCCTGATGCACCGCCCCCGCGTCCTCTTCCTCGACGAGCCGTCGACCGGCCTCGACCCCCAGGCCAGGCTCTTCGTCCACGAGCGGATCACGGAGCTGCGCGCCCGAGGCACGACGGTACTGCTCACCACCCACGACATGGACGAGGCCGCGAAACTCTGCGACCGCATCGGCATCGTTGACCACGGCCGCATGCTCGCCCTCAACACCCCGGCCGAGCTCAGCAGATCCCTCCCCGGCACCCGCACCCTCGAACTCACCGTCCGCGTCGCGAACGCCGAGCCACTGCGCGCCGCCCTGCAGTCACTGCCCTCGGTCCACACGGCCGAACTCACCGAACACCGAGCAGGACAGGCCCACCTCCGCCTGTTCACCGACCGCGACCCCGACGACCTCGTGACCCCCGCACTCGGTGTCATCACCCGGCTCGGGGGAGCGGTCCAGGAGTTCGGCATCGGCAAACCCAGCCTCGAAGACGTGTTCATCCACTTGACCGGACGGGACCTCCGATGA
- a CDS encoding discoidin domain-containing protein: protein MAQDFKPVESSVSRRRLLTAGGGLLAGFGLGAVLPGVASGAPDQDASQAATSDLALFRPVQVSSTDYAATPAEFAVDGLAQVGVQGSGWRAAAGDGQWIIVDLQGRCQVSSVVLTFEARPGDPAFDAGGSRSNTTGAEVQSSFATVFDLDVSLDGKSWRTVYSTDSGSGGVVTIPLSAVSARWVRLSASRRSTTNPLGLNGFQVYGTSRDARPAVRGWTSFPVRNHDAPPALTVAPDGTVPVESGWVLTMQDWAPSSDGAALSGSDVDTRGWLKATVPGTVLASLVEQGQLPDPVFGMNNMHIPEALSRHAWWYRRVFGLPRGLDTSAGRHVWLEFDGVNHEAQIWLNGANLGTLSHPFGRAAFDITAALRRSGDQTLAVKISPMPLPGSPGDKGPAGYAFVDADTTMFKNSPTYLAVSGWDWMPAVRDRGSGIWDHVRLRSTGAAVLGDARVDTKVPDTGLAEVTITVPVRNAAATAQRVKVTAAFDAVSVSSTVMVPAGATADVVFAPSAFPQLRLRNPKLWWPNGYGDATLHDLTLTAAIGAAVSDRRTIQVGFRQIGYQYDLPIVITDGRATQTVDLAPQNAQYVRMHGLKRATNWGFSLWTMSVVDSKAPDNDLAKGKTATSSTVADGNPPERAVDGDPNTRWTSSYEDDQWLQVDLGAATAFDRVVLTWETAYAATFKIQVSADGQHWIDAASVDNAPKPLVILVNGVKVFIRGGSWGWDELLRRMPAERTDAVVAMHRDMNFTLIRNWVGSSYREELFAACDQYGILLWNEFWLGWSADPANHDIFLAQAKDTVLRYRHHACATIWFGCNEGNPPAVLDKALREIVTTNTDLLYQGNSAGGVITGDGPYRWLDPKQYFTGEATGGKKGFWSEIGLPTVSVVESMRNLVGQGEQGWPIGAPWFLHDWSTNGNQSPQGYLAAIDARLAPSSSLAEFCRKAQFVNYESMRAIFEAWNAKLWADASGVLLWMSHPAWHSTVWQTYDYDLDVNGSYYGSRKGSEPRHVQADLADWTVSAINHAPTALSGATVTAELFGLDGKSLAAPQRQTLDVAPVSSARAFAVPFADSLPAFHLLRLTLRDASGAVLSENTYWRYRTDTAMRALNQLARTQLATDLRPSGKDGYTATVRNTGQTVAAMVRLSLRERNGTDRVLPTFYGDNYFWLLPGESRTVTITTRRPVSQARLSVEAYNVPAKLS from the coding sequence ATGGCGCAGGACTTCAAGCCGGTTGAGTCTTCGGTTTCGCGGCGGCGCCTGCTGACGGCGGGTGGCGGGCTGCTGGCCGGGTTCGGCTTGGGCGCGGTGCTGCCCGGGGTCGCTTCGGGCGCGCCCGATCAGGACGCGAGCCAGGCGGCGACCTCGGATCTGGCGTTGTTCCGGCCCGTTCAGGTGTCGTCGACCGACTACGCCGCCACGCCCGCCGAGTTCGCCGTCGACGGGCTCGCGCAGGTCGGGGTCCAGGGCTCGGGATGGCGGGCGGCCGCAGGGGATGGGCAGTGGATCATCGTGGACCTGCAGGGGCGGTGCCAGGTCAGCTCGGTCGTGCTGACCTTCGAGGCGCGGCCGGGGGATCCGGCGTTCGACGCCGGCGGCTCGCGGAGCAACACCACGGGCGCCGAGGTGCAGTCGAGCTTCGCCACGGTCTTCGACCTCGACGTCTCTTTGGATGGGAAGTCGTGGCGGACGGTGTACTCGACCGATTCCGGCAGCGGCGGTGTCGTCACGATTCCGCTGAGCGCCGTGTCGGCGCGCTGGGTGCGGTTGTCGGCGTCGCGCCGGTCGACGACGAATCCGTTGGGGCTCAACGGGTTCCAGGTTTACGGGACCAGTCGCGACGCGCGGCCCGCCGTCCGGGGGTGGACGAGCTTCCCGGTGCGGAACCATGACGCCCCGCCCGCGCTGACGGTGGCGCCGGACGGCACGGTGCCCGTCGAGTCCGGGTGGGTGCTGACCATGCAGGACTGGGCGCCGAGCAGCGACGGCGCGGCGTTGTCGGGGTCCGATGTGGACACCCGGGGCTGGCTGAAGGCGACCGTGCCGGGCACTGTGCTGGCGTCGCTGGTCGAGCAGGGGCAACTGCCCGATCCCGTGTTCGGGATGAACAACATGCACATCCCGGAAGCGCTTTCCCGGCACGCGTGGTGGTACCGGCGGGTGTTCGGGCTGCCGCGCGGGCTGGACACGTCGGCGGGCAGGCATGTCTGGCTGGAGTTCGACGGCGTCAACCACGAGGCGCAGATTTGGCTCAACGGAGCCAATCTCGGCACGCTGAGTCACCCGTTCGGGCGGGCCGCGTTCGACATCACCGCCGCGCTGCGGCGCTCCGGTGACCAGACGCTCGCCGTCAAGATCTCGCCGATGCCGCTGCCGGGCAGCCCCGGTGACAAGGGGCCCGCCGGCTACGCGTTCGTCGACGCCGACACCACGATGTTCAAGAACTCGCCGACCTACCTCGCCGTGTCCGGCTGGGACTGGATGCCCGCCGTGCGCGACCGCGGCTCCGGGATCTGGGACCACGTGCGGCTGCGCTCGACCGGCGCCGCCGTGCTGGGCGACGCGCGGGTGGACACGAAGGTGCCGGACACCGGCCTCGCCGAGGTGACGATCACCGTGCCGGTGCGCAACGCGGCCGCGACGGCGCAGCGGGTGAAGGTCACCGCGGCGTTCGACGCCGTGAGCGTGTCCAGCACGGTCATGGTCCCGGCGGGCGCCACGGCCGACGTGGTGTTCGCGCCGTCGGCGTTCCCGCAGCTGCGGTTGCGGAACCCGAAACTGTGGTGGCCCAACGGTTACGGCGACGCCACCCTGCACGATCTCACGCTGACCGCGGCGATCGGCGCGGCCGTCAGCGACCGGCGGACGATCCAGGTCGGCTTCCGGCAGATCGGCTACCAGTACGACCTGCCGATCGTGATCACCGACGGCCGGGCGACGCAGACGGTCGACCTGGCGCCGCAGAACGCCCAGTACGTCCGGATGCACGGGCTGAAGCGGGCGACCAACTGGGGTTTCTCGCTGTGGACGATGTCCGTTGTGGACAGCAAGGCGCCGGACAACGACCTGGCGAAGGGCAAGACGGCCACCTCGTCGACGGTGGCCGACGGCAACCCGCCGGAGCGCGCGGTCGACGGTGACCCGAACACCCGGTGGACGTCGAGCTACGAGGACGACCAGTGGCTGCAGGTCGATCTCGGCGCCGCGACGGCGTTCGACCGGGTCGTGCTGACCTGGGAGACCGCGTACGCGGCGACGTTCAAGATCCAGGTCTCGGCCGACGGGCAGCACTGGATCGACGCGGCGTCGGTCGACAACGCGCCGAAACCGCTGGTCATCCTGGTGAACGGCGTCAAGGTGTTCATCAGGGGCGGCAGCTGGGGCTGGGACGAGCTGCTGCGGCGCATGCCTGCCGAGCGGACCGACGCGGTGGTCGCGATGCACCGCGACATGAACTTCACCCTGATCCGCAACTGGGTCGGCTCGTCCTACCGCGAGGAGCTGTTCGCGGCGTGCGACCAGTACGGGATCCTGCTGTGGAACGAGTTCTGGCTCGGCTGGTCGGCCGACCCCGCAAACCACGACATCTTCCTGGCGCAGGCGAAGGACACCGTGCTGCGGTACCGCCACCACGCGTGCGCGACCATCTGGTTCGGCTGCAACGAGGGCAACCCGCCCGCGGTGCTCGACAAGGCGCTGCGCGAGATCGTCACCACCAACACCGACCTGCTCTACCAGGGCAACTCGGCGGGCGGCGTGATCACCGGCGACGGCCCGTACCGCTGGCTCGACCCGAAGCAGTACTTCACCGGCGAGGCGACCGGCGGCAAGAAGGGATTCTGGAGCGAAATCGGGCTGCCGACCGTCTCGGTCGTCGAAAGCATGCGCAACCTGGTCGGCCAGGGTGAGCAGGGCTGGCCGATCGGCGCGCCGTGGTTCCTGCACGACTGGTCGACCAACGGCAACCAGTCACCGCAGGGCTACCTGGCCGCGATCGACGCGCGGCTGGCGCCGTCGTCGAGCCTGGCGGAGTTCTGCCGGAAGGCACAGTTCGTCAACTACGAGAGCATGCGTGCGATCTTCGAGGCGTGGAACGCGAAGCTGTGGGCCGACGCCAGCGGGGTGCTCCTGTGGATGTCGCACCCGGCTTGGCACAGCACGGTGTGGCAGACCTACGACTACGACCTCGACGTCAACGGCAGTTACTACGGCTCGCGCAAGGGCAGCGAGCCGAGGCACGTCCAAGCCGACCTTGCGGACTGGACGGTAAGCGCGATCAACCACGCGCCGACCGCGCTGAGCGGCGCGACCGTCACTGCCGAGCTGTTCGGCCTGGACGGCAAGAGCCTCGCCGCGCCGCAACGGCAGACACTCGACGTGGCGCCGGTTTCGTCGGCTCGCGCGTTCGCGGTGCCGTTCGCGGACAGCCTGCCCGCGTTCCACTTGCTCCGGCTCACCTTGCGCGACGCGAGCGGTGCGGTGCTGTCCGAGAACACCTACTGGCGGTATCGGACGGACACGGCCATGCGCGCGCTGAACCAGCTGGCCCGCACGCAGCTCGCGACGGACCTGCGTCCATCCGGAAAGGACGGTTACACGGCGACCGTGCGCAACACCGGCCAGACGGTCGCGGCGATGGTGCGGCTGTCACTGCGCGAGCGCAACGGGACCGACCGGGTGCTGCCGACGTTCTACGGCGACAACTACTTCTGGCTGCTGCCGGGGGAGAGCAGGACGGTCACGATCACCACGCGGCGACCTGTCAGCCAGGCCCGGCTTTCGGTCGAGGCCTACAACGTCCCGGCCAAACTGTCGTGA
- a CDS encoding SagB family peptide dehydrogenase: MTLVDARPALLRIHPLLRSDTVLLRDDRGVLLHSEKDQAHLAGDEAYRLLNRLRGHLDGTRTVAELCAGLTAQVRDRVCALLAELLERGFLIDLDPGELAPGLLARFLDQVRYLAHLTDEPARAFARFHHARILLTGSGPAVDAAAASLARNGAGNVVVDPSAGYDLVLACSDDGPLPVAPAEGALLPLTARGDHVVLGPVLRAGQGFDAWPEPRQTPASVRYTPALARALGATLAFEAFRLLTGISEGERVVTVQDLRTLRASTRRVDDGAPVVVPAIPELQTVPDHRGTTVREYAAAVHAVIAEPLPPLGRAPRWGDRPALFPSFTGGSLRPLPDSEPPSARPFGERVVGDRKLDLETLAWLLRASYGPRGRRLRFDSTQSNAGFSHYPTANWARGAAGGGGLYPLRLYLVAGSAGAMAPGVHHYSTRQHAFEQIHDGERTAAVREAVRHPDAERTDQFLVITLRFWNNAFKYANFGYHVGTFDVGALLGALGALAEGIGVPLRHLLWFDDEALNSVLGVDIEDESVLAVIPLPWQAEQAPERTEPLPPAETVESSLVVQRFAWTQEVHRTTLVAARRPAPVLLRSDPDQPGTSAGESADALMSRRRSSFGGLTTEQPVRRDELDKVLDLVRRTRLRADDIRADDDTGGWTRLSVLVNNVTGLTPGGYRYDDGLHAAGPSPSAAGWADTLATITRRTPNYSLQQAAAVLVVSGNLDDLVERYGPRGYRILNAEAGQVVQSCYLAATAARLGCGAILSLDHLVVDEALGLTGTGERALVCFLLGRENRANAEYR; the protein is encoded by the coding sequence ATGACGCTCGTCGACGCCCGGCCCGCACTGCTCCGCATCCATCCCCTGCTCCGGTCGGACACCGTGCTGCTTCGCGATGACCGCGGCGTGTTGCTGCACAGCGAAAAGGACCAGGCCCACCTCGCGGGCGACGAGGCGTACCGGCTGCTCAACCGGCTGCGCGGGCATCTGGACGGCACCCGCACCGTCGCCGAACTCTGCGCCGGGCTGACCGCCCAGGTCCGTGACCGCGTCTGCGCGCTGCTCGCCGAACTGCTCGAACGCGGCTTCCTGATCGACCTCGACCCGGGTGAGCTGGCTCCGGGCTTGCTGGCGCGGTTCCTCGACCAGGTCCGCTACCTCGCGCATCTGACCGACGAACCGGCGCGCGCGTTCGCGCGGTTCCACCACGCGCGCATCCTGCTGACCGGCTCGGGGCCAGCGGTCGACGCCGCGGCGGCGAGTCTCGCCCGCAACGGCGCCGGAAACGTCGTGGTCGATCCGTCGGCGGGGTACGACCTCGTGCTGGCATGCAGCGACGACGGACCACTGCCCGTCGCGCCCGCCGAAGGAGCACTGCTGCCGCTCACCGCGCGCGGTGACCACGTGGTGCTCGGACCGGTTCTCCGTGCGGGGCAAGGGTTCGACGCCTGGCCCGAACCTCGCCAGACCCCGGCATCCGTGCGGTACACACCGGCGCTGGCCCGTGCGCTCGGCGCGACGCTCGCGTTCGAAGCGTTCCGGCTGCTCACCGGGATCTCGGAAGGCGAACGTGTCGTGACCGTGCAGGATCTGCGAACCCTGCGAGCCTCCACCCGCCGGGTCGACGACGGTGCCCCTGTGGTCGTACCAGCCATTCCTGAACTCCAGACCGTGCCCGATCACCGCGGAACGACCGTGCGGGAGTACGCGGCCGCCGTGCACGCGGTGATCGCCGAGCCGCTCCCGCCGCTCGGCCGGGCTCCGCGCTGGGGCGACCGCCCGGCGCTCTTCCCGTCCTTCACCGGCGGCTCGCTCCGGCCGCTGCCGGACTCGGAACCGCCTTCCGCACGGCCGTTCGGCGAACGCGTGGTCGGCGATCGCAAGCTCGATCTGGAGACGCTCGCCTGGCTGTTGCGCGCTTCCTACGGTCCGCGCGGGCGTCGCCTGCGGTTCGACTCCACCCAGTCCAACGCCGGTTTCAGCCACTATCCGACGGCGAACTGGGCCAGGGGAGCGGCGGGTGGCGGCGGGCTCTACCCGTTGCGGCTCTATCTGGTCGCCGGATCTGCGGGCGCGATGGCGCCGGGGGTGCACCACTACTCGACCAGGCAGCACGCCTTCGAGCAGATCCACGACGGCGAGCGCACGGCCGCGGTCCGCGAGGCGGTCCGGCACCCGGACGCCGAGCGCACCGACCAGTTCCTGGTGATCACGCTGCGGTTCTGGAACAACGCCTTCAAGTACGCCAATTTCGGTTACCACGTAGGCACTTTCGACGTCGGCGCCTTGCTCGGCGCACTCGGCGCGCTGGCCGAGGGGATCGGGGTTCCACTGCGGCATCTGCTCTGGTTCGACGACGAAGCGCTGAACTCCGTGCTGGGGGTGGACATCGAAGACGAGTCCGTGCTCGCGGTCATCCCGCTGCCATGGCAGGCCGAGCAGGCGCCGGAGCGGACCGAGCCGCTGCCGCCCGCCGAGACGGTGGAGAGTTCCCTTGTCGTGCAACGCTTCGCGTGGACCCAGGAAGTCCATCGCACCACCTTGGTGGCCGCCCGGCGTCCGGCTCCGGTGCTGCTCCGCTCGGATCCGGACCAGCCAGGCACGTCGGCGGGGGAGTCGGCGGACGCGCTGATGAGCCGTCGCAGATCCAGCTTCGGCGGGCTCACCACCGAGCAGCCCGTGCGCCGCGACGAGCTGGACAAGGTGCTCGACCTCGTGCGCCGCACCAGGCTCCGCGCCGACGACATCCGCGCCGACGACGACACCGGCGGCTGGACGAGACTGTCGGTGCTGGTCAACAACGTCACCGGCCTGACGCCGGGCGGCTACCGGTACGACGACGGCCTGCACGCCGCCGGGCCGTCCCCCTCGGCCGCAGGCTGGGCGGACACCCTCGCGACCATCACCCGCCGCACGCCGAACTACAGCCTGCAGCAGGCAGCGGCGGTGCTGGTCGTCTCGGGCAACCTGGACGACCTCGTCGAGCGCTACGGCCCTCGCGGCTACCGCATCCTCAACGCCGAGGCCGGCCAGGTCGTCCAATCGTGTTACCTGGCGGCCACCGCGGCCAGGCTCGGTTGCGGCGCCATTCTCAGCCTCGACCATCTCGTCGTCGACGAGGCGCTCGGCCTCACCGGCACCGGCGAGCGCGCGCTCGTCTGCTTCCTGCTGGGGAGGGAGAACCGTGCCAACGCCGAATACCGCTGA
- a CDS encoding thiopeptide-type bacteriocin biosynthesis protein yields the protein MPTPNTADAWLSVHVHYPGNPDPLLREAVAPLVRRLRGRGLIAGWFFIRYWVEGDHIRLRLRPVAGATDLVRRLTTRWLTVYLAENPSPDTAPGEPPNQAANRAMFAAEYGDDAWDRAYGSTGMPRRPTNRWYPAGYFPEYDRYGGADGIEIAEWHFERSSDIVLGLIAGHPAKSARLGLSAKLSMILCTAFLSDTTELTGFLTGYRDSWEPPSARARLHEMYDASYARSSDRLRRLVTESPQWTEWSAHCHELSERACGSVALLRSYLHMTNNRLGVHPVDEAYVAHLIAAALTDSERERHVC from the coding sequence GTGCCAACGCCGAATACCGCTGACGCCTGGTTGTCCGTGCATGTGCACTACCCCGGCAACCCCGACCCGCTGCTGCGCGAGGCCGTCGCCCCGCTGGTGCGGCGGCTGCGCGGGCGCGGGCTGATCGCCGGCTGGTTCTTCATCCGGTATTGGGTGGAGGGCGACCACATCCGCCTGCGGCTGCGCCCGGTCGCCGGCGCCACCGACCTGGTCCGGCGCTTGACCACACGCTGGCTCACCGTCTATCTCGCCGAGAACCCCTCGCCGGACACGGCGCCCGGCGAACCACCGAACCAGGCGGCCAATCGCGCGATGTTCGCCGCCGAGTACGGCGACGACGCCTGGGACCGTGCCTACGGCTCGACGGGAATGCCGCGGCGCCCGACGAACCGCTGGTACCCGGCGGGCTACTTCCCGGAGTACGACCGCTACGGCGGCGCCGACGGCATCGAGATCGCGGAATGGCACTTCGAGCGATCGAGCGACATCGTCCTCGGCCTGATCGCCGGGCACCCGGCGAAATCAGCACGGCTCGGCCTTTCGGCCAAGCTGAGCATGATCCTCTGCACGGCGTTCCTGAGCGACACCACCGAGCTCACCGGATTCCTGACCGGCTACCGTGACTCGTGGGAACCACCGTCCGCGCGCGCCCGGCTGCACGAGATGTACGACGCCTCCTACGCCCGCTCGTCCGACCGGCTCCGCCGCCTGGTCACCGAGAGTCCACAGTGGACCGAGTGGTCGGCGCACTGCCACGAGCTGAGCGAGCGCGCCTGCGGTTCCGTCGCACTGCTGCGGTCCTACCTGCACATGACCAACAACCGCCTGGGCGTGCACCCCGTCGACGAGGCCTACGTGGCCCACCTGATCGCGGCGGCCCTGACGGACAGTGAAAGGGAACGACATGTCTGCTGA